One segment of Paramormyrops kingsleyae isolate MSU_618 chromosome 8, PKINGS_0.4, whole genome shotgun sequence DNA contains the following:
- the LOC111855030 gene encoding pepsin A-like, which produces MKLAFLLFALVALSECLHKIPLKKGKTTREVLQEQGLWEEFRKRHPYKPMVKFASNFANNERMTNDADLTYYGVISIGNPPQSFTVIFDTGSSNLWVPSINCSSQACSNHAKFNPKRSKTFKSTSKPVAIEYGTGSMTGVLGYDTVEVGGIIVPNQIFGLSQTEAQFMYYMKPDGILGLAFPSISSSGATPVFDNMMSQRLVSQDLFSIYLSSDSADGSVVIFGGIDSSYYTGSIYWIPLSSESYWQISMNSVSINKKAVACSGGCQAMVDTGTSYIVGPSSDIQNLLRSLKASVNQNGDAFVNCNSVGSMPDLTFTLGGHAFSIPPSAYVSQYSSGCMLRISTGGFGQLWILGDVFIREFYTIFDRGNNRVGLATAV; this is translated from the exons ATGAAGCTAGCCTTTCTGCTGTTCGCCCTGGTGGCCCTCTCCGAGTGCCTGCACAA GATTCCGCTGAAAAAGGGAAAGACGACAAGGGAGGTCCTGCAGGAGCAGGGACTGTGGGAGGAGTTTAGGAAGAGACACCCCTACAAACCTATGGTCAAGTTTGCCAGCAACTTCGCCAACAATGAACGGATGACCAACGATGCTGAC CTGACATACTATGGTGTCATCTCCATTGGAAATCCTCCACAGTCCTTCACTGTCATCTTTGACACTGGATCCTCCAACCTATGGGTACCATCCATCAACTGCTCCAGCCAGGCTTGCA GCAACCATGCTAAATTCAACCCAAAAAGGTCCAAAACTTTCAAGTCCACATCTAAGCCAGTGGCCATAGAGTATGGGACTGGGAGCATGACTGGAGTGCTGGGATATGACACCGTTGAG GTTGGTGGGATCATCGTTCCCAACCAGATCTTTGGTCTGAGTCAGACAGAGGCTCAATTCATGTATTACATGAAACCCGATGGGATCCTGGGACTCGCCTTCCCTTCAATTTCTTCTTCTGGTGCCACCCCAGTCTTTGATAATATGATGAGCCAGAGGCTGGTTTCTCAGGACCTGTTTTCCATCTACCTGAGCAG CGATAGTGCAGATGGCAGTGTGGTGATCTTTGGTGGGATCGACTCTTCATATTACACAGGTTCCATTTACTGGATCCCACTGTCTTCTGAATCCTACTGGCAGATCAGCATGAACAG CGTGTCTATCAATAAAAAAGCTGTTGCTTGCTCTGGTGGCTGCCAAGCTATGGTGGATACCGGCACCTCCTACATTGTGGGACCAAGCAGTGACATTCAAAACCTCCTGAGATCTTTGAAGGCTTCTGTGAACCAAAATGGAGAT GCATTCGTGAACTGCAACAGCGTGGGATCCATGCCTGACCTGACCTTTACCCTTGGCGGACATGCCTTCAGTATCCCTCCCTCTGCATATGTTTCTCAG TACAGCAGTGGATGCATGCTTCGCATTAGTACCGGTGGCTTTGGCCAGCTCTGGATCCTGGGTGACGTCTTCATCAGAGAGTTCTACACCATCTTTGATAGGGGCAACAATCGAGTGGGTCTTGCTACAGCTGTGTGA